A stretch of the Ostrea edulis chromosome 9, xbOstEdul1.1, whole genome shotgun sequence genome encodes the following:
- the LOC125658306 gene encoding zinc finger and SCAN domain-containing protein 12-like: MMDSEGIEISLPVNFLHEALKSESSDRIRTCLFNTHLCDIKSRIQIADTNEAALCLFVCKTGQKVEWSNALKIHITNVCLDGNEINEKQGCQFDFGVSNTLSSAVVKPNLSFTQNPGVKVPNRKRGRPKKSCASNETKQKMPTLQTDGKRYSLRGVQISESIMNAEKGIECDNKEEEYESKGEECESKRGDEISSVSRESEDGMNASDYCGIDGKIVDDLEIFEGEGELKVTESKGQSKLMTQESNGQESDKRQQIDTNQSNSVLQEFTAECFSKLSKKMVNKLKDNKYVEVKQQSESNKQNLDQSSTCPRCGKSYKNFQTLRNHIRYVHKTTGQQNQCTLCPAKFKHMSVLKQHFDEIHNKKVNYTCTVCKKDFSRKNQFNRHMLSHGVDKSKHLKCPQCDKGFWFKYNLTRHMELVHKPTTENFHCSYCGKGFNLKAAMVSHVQQVHFNIFPFPCSVEGCKLVFSRQKQLLDHMRQTHSDVNFEPPKHFRGRYKYGRSDEDLFFCSHCRVSFCYKAKLVEHMHFAHNDSFPFVCDHCSQGFVEKSFLLHHLKYAHKQDIDSKAIQEASKGSDEDFEFTESEESDANCKIIMVDEAGKVLQICQPITKDTTATLEIPGKLTESSEMVTLSYSMTSENQEGTIECVIQPDQTAVIPQEIADMLVSGGETVIAHQTSNRSESDDITIHTENNGIAASDDSTNFVVLSSQLDQVNEICESNVTISSETQAAASSSLDTDPALDSTDSNPIETVQYHTMSEFL, encoded by the exons ATGATGGATTCTGAAGGAATAGAAATTTCGTTGCCCGTGAATTTCCTCCACGAGGCATTGAAATCCGAGTCCAGTGATAGAATTCGAACATGTCTTTTTAATACTCATTTGTGTGATATTAAATCGAGAATACAGATCGCAGACACCAACGAAGCTGCGTTATGTTTGTTCGTATGCAAAACAGGACAGAAGGTCGAATGGTCGAATGCTTTAAAGATACATATTACCAACGTCTGTCTGGAcggaaatgaaataaatgaaaaacagGGATGTCAATTTGACTTTGGGGTGTCGAATACTTTATCAAGCGCCGTTGTTAAACCTAACCTGTCGTTTACCCAGAACCCGGGTGTAAAAGTGCCAAACAGAAAACGAGGTAGGCCAAAGAAGTCATGTGCTTCAAATGAAACAAAGCAGAAAATGCCGACATTGCAAACAGATGGGAAAAGATATAGTTTACGTGGAGTTCAGATTTCAGAGTCCATCATGAATGCAGAAAAGGGGATCGAATGTGATAATAAAGAGGAAGAGTATGAAAGTAAAGGTGAAGAATGTGAAAGTAAACGCGGAGACGAGATTTCTTCAGTGTCCAGAGAGAGTGAAGACGGAATGAATGCTTCAGATTATTGTGGTATTGATGGCAAAATCGTAGATGATTTAGAAATTTTTGAAGGCGAGGGCGAATTAAAGGTGACAGAAAGTAAAGGCCAATCAAAGCTCATGACACAAGAAAGCAATGGACAAGAATCAGATAAACGTCAACAGATTGATACCAATCAAAGTAATTCAGTTTTGCAGGAATTTACAGCTGAATGTTTCAGCAAACTTTCAAAGAAAATGGTGAACAAACTAAAAGACAACAAATATGTTGAGGTCAAACAACAAAGTGAAAGTAATAAACAAAATCTAGACCAATCTTCTACATGTCCTCGTTGTGGAAAGTCTTATAAGAACTTTCAGACCCTGCGAAATCACATCAGATATGTGCACAAGACTACAGGCCAACAAAATCAGTGCACACTTTGTCCCGCTAAGTTCAAACATATGTCCGTGTTAAAGCAGCACTTTGATGAAATTCACAACAAGAAAGTGAACTATACGTGTACCGTCTGCAAGAAAGACTTCAGCAGGAAGAATCAGTTCAACAGGCACATGCTCTCTCACGGAGTGGATAAatctaaacatttaaaatgCCCACAATGTGACAAAGGTTTCTGGTTCAAGTACAATCTAACTAGACACATGGAACTGGTTCATAAACCAACAACAGAAAACTTCCATTGCTCATATTGTGGGAAAGGGTTCAATCTTAAGGCTGCCATGGTTTCTCATGTGCAACAGGTACATTTCAACATTTTCCCATTTCCGTGCAGTGTGGAAGGCTGCAAACTGGTGTTCTCTCGACAGAAGCAGCTTCTTGATCACATGAGGCAGACGCACTCCGATGTGAATTTTGAACCTCCCAAACACTTCCGGGGAAGATACAAGTATGGGAGAAGTGACGAGGACCTGTTCTTCTGTTCTCACTGTAGAGTTAGCTTCTGTTACAAGGCCAAACTGGTGGAACACATGCACTTTGCTCACAATGACTCCTTTCCTTTTGTGTGTGATCACTGTTCTCAGGGATTTGTTGAAAAATCCTTCTTGCTACATCATCTCAAATATGCCCACAAACAAGATATAGACAGCAAAGCAATTCAAGAAGCAAGTAAAGGGAGTGATGAAGATTTTGAGTTCACAGAATCCGAGGAAAGCGACGCCAACTGTAAAATTATAATGGTGGATGAGGCAGGGAAAGTCCTACAGATTTGTCAACCAATCACCAAGGATACCACTGCTACATTAGAG atACCGGGTAAATTAACAGAATCCTCAGAGATGGTAACACTGTCATATTCGATGACATCAGAAAATCAGGAGGGGACAATAGAGTGTGTCATTCAGCCAGATCAGACGGCAGTCATTCCCCAGGAAATTGCAGATATGCTCGTCTCTGGTGGGGAAACGGTAATTGCCCATCAAACTAGCAACAGGTCAGAAAGTGATGACATCACAATCCACACAGAAAATAATGGCATCGCTGCTTCAGATGACAGTACAAATTTTGTTGTACTGAGCAGTCAGCTAGACCAAGTCAATGAAATCTGCGAGTCAAATGTTACAATTTCTAGTGAAACACAAGCTGCAGCAAGCAGCAGTCTGGATACAGACCCCGCACTAGACTCCACGGACAGCAATCCTATAGAAACTGTACAATATCACACAATGAGTGAATTCTTATGA